A window of Equus caballus isolate H_3958 breed thoroughbred chromosome 10, TB-T2T, whole genome shotgun sequence contains these coding sequences:
- the FAM162B gene encoding protein FAM162B isoform X1, translating to MLAAVGSLLRFRPGRILHCAPGTPGDAVRWPFAALRSRGLPRYSSDGAPCGSGPQGPGKVHRVPAEHKPSQFDKKILLWTGRFKAMEEIPPRVPPEMIDAARNRARVKACYIMIGFTIIACFAVIASAKRAVERHESLTSWNLAKKAKWREEAALAAQAKAK from the exons ATGCTCGCGGCTGTCGGGAGCCTCCTGCGCTTCCGCCCGGGGCGCATCCTCCATTGCGCCCCGGGGACGCCTGGAGATGCGGTGCGGTGGCCGTTCGCGGCTCTTCGGTCCCGGGGTCTCCCCCGCTACTCCAGCGACGGGGCCCCCTGCGGCTCAGGGCCCCAAGGTCCCG GGAAGGTTCACAGAGTCCCCGCCGAGCACAAGCCTTCGCAATTCGACAAGAAAATCCTGCTGTGGACCGGGCGTTTCAAAGCGATGGAGGAGATCCCGCCTCGGGTGCC GCCGGAAATGATAGACGCGGCAAGAAACAGAGCTCGGGTGAAAGCTTGTTACATAATGATTGGATTCACAATTATCGCCTGCTTTGCAGTGATAGCATCAGCCAAAAGG gCTGTAGAACGACATGAATCCTTAACAAGCTGGAACCTGGCAAAGAAAGCTAAGTGGCGTGAAGAAGCTGCGTTGGCTGCACAGGCTAAGGCTAAATGA
- the FAM162B gene encoding protein FAM162B isoform X2 codes for MLAAVGSLLRFRPGRILHCAPGTPGDAVRWPFAALRSRGLPRYSSDGAPCGSGPQGPAGKVHRVPAEHKPSQFDKKILLWTGRFKAMEEIPPRVPPEMIDAARNRARVKACYIMIGFTIIACFAVIASAKRAVERHESLTSWNLAKKAKWREEAALAAQAKAK; via the exons ATGCTCGCGGCTGTCGGGAGCCTCCTGCGCTTCCGCCCGGGGCGCATCCTCCATTGCGCCCCGGGGACGCCTGGAGATGCGGTGCGGTGGCCGTTCGCGGCTCTTCGGTCCCGGGGTCTCCCCCGCTACTCCAGCGACGGGGCCCCCTGCGGCTCAGGGCCCCAAGGTCCCG CAGGGAAGGTTCACAGAGTCCCCGCCGAGCACAAGCCTTCGCAATTCGACAAGAAAATCCTGCTGTGGACCGGGCGTTTCAAAGCGATGGAGGAGATCCCGCCTCGGGTGCC GCCGGAAATGATAGACGCGGCAAGAAACAGAGCTCGGGTGAAAGCTTGTTACATAATGATTGGATTCACAATTATCGCCTGCTTTGCAGTGATAGCATCAGCCAAAAGG gCTGTAGAACGACATGAATCCTTAACAAGCTGGAACCTGGCAAAGAAAGCTAAGTGGCGTGAAGAAGCTGCGTTGGCTGCACAGGCTAAGGCTAAATGA